Proteins encoded within one genomic window of Elusimicrobiota bacterium:
- a CDS encoding GAF domain-containing protein: protein MTDASADTPGPLTAADFETLLEASRALAGTLDLPVLLRTVMELAARVVRAESSSLLLKDEKTNELYFDVALGTVGEKVKTVRLKSGEGLAGWVAANEIPLIVNDVQKDPRWTGRVDERSDFVTRQLVAVPLLHQGRLLGVLEGINKKGEAGFTSVDRRALEIFAAQAAVAIANARLFSDLRSEKETLGTLVSEMSDGALLLDDGGRVTLVNAAGARLLGVPEGLPGKSLEEATRSFEVCPPWKEALASTEPVPLVLTREVGKKFILEGTFQPLREGVGGLFIFQDRTEARREDRLKRNFLSVISHKLKTPLVSITGFAPLLLEDKSLSPTQRQGLTAIRDQGKKLAQLVEKLLNFATVEAESVAVTRRREQVRPLLAKAGESLASDFARQGAEVHWDEGLDGLPAVSVDPDRFIEVMRNLIENAAKFNHKLRKIIRVFGRCEGGEVVLSVEDEGSGIPPEDVPKIFKKFYQVEDSFTGQVEGVGLGLALSRRILEAHGGSLRVHSILGRGSVFTARWPLDE, encoded by the coding sequence ATGACTGACGCCTCTGCCGACACCCCCGGTCCGCTCACCGCGGCCGATTTCGAAACGCTGCTTGAAGCCAGTCGGGCCCTGGCGGGCACCTTGGATTTACCGGTCTTGCTCCGGACGGTCATGGAATTGGCCGCGCGGGTGGTTCGGGCGGAATCCAGTTCTCTGCTCCTTAAGGACGAAAAAACCAACGAACTTTATTTCGATGTGGCTCTCGGCACCGTGGGGGAGAAAGTAAAGACGGTTCGCCTTAAGTCGGGGGAAGGTTTAGCCGGATGGGTGGCGGCGAACGAAATCCCCTTGATCGTGAACGATGTTCAAAAAGATCCCCGCTGGACGGGGCGGGTGGATGAACGGAGCGATTTCGTTACCCGTCAGCTGGTGGCGGTCCCCCTCCTCCATCAGGGGCGGTTGTTGGGCGTCTTGGAGGGAATCAATAAAAAAGGGGAGGCGGGGTTTACCTCGGTGGACAGGCGTGCCTTGGAAATCTTTGCCGCCCAGGCCGCTGTGGCCATTGCTAACGCCCGTCTTTTTTCCGATCTCCGTTCTGAGAAAGAAACCCTGGGGACGCTCGTGAGTGAAATGTCCGATGGGGCTTTGTTGTTGGACGACGGGGGTCGGGTGACACTGGTCAACGCCGCTGGCGCTCGCCTCCTGGGTGTTCCCGAAGGATTGCCGGGAAAATCGTTGGAGGAGGCCACCCGTTCTTTTGAGGTGTGTCCTCCCTGGAAAGAAGCCCTGGCCTCCACCGAACCGGTCCCCCTGGTGTTGACTCGGGAGGTGGGAAAAAAGTTTATTTTGGAAGGGACCTTTCAACCCTTGCGGGAAGGGGTGGGGGGGCTTTTCATTTTTCAAGACCGAACAGAGGCCCGACGGGAAGATCGATTAAAACGGAATTTTCTCTCCGTAATTTCCCATAAATTGAAGACCCCGCTTGTTTCGATTACTGGGTTTGCCCCGCTTCTCTTGGAAGACAAATCCCTTTCCCCCACCCAACGCCAGGGGCTGACCGCCATTCGAGACCAGGGAAAAAAACTGGCCCAATTGGTGGAGAAACTCCTCAATTTTGCCACCGTGGAAGCGGAAAGTGTGGCCGTGACCCGACGGCGTGAACAGGTGCGACCACTTCTGGCAAAAGCGGGGGAATCGTTGGCTTCTGATTTCGCTCGGCAAGGGGCTGAAGTTCATTGGGATGAAGGGCTGGACGGGTTGCCGGCCGTATCGGTGGACCCGGACCGTTTTATTGAAGTGATGCGTAACCTTATTGAAAACGCCGCTAAATTTAATCACAAGCTTCGTAAAATTATCCGAGTGTTCGGTCGGTGCGAGGGGGGTGAGGTTGTTCTCTCCGTTGAGGACGAAGGATCGGGGATTCCCCCTGAGGATGTTCCAAAGATTTTCAAAAAATTTTATCAGGTGGAAGATTCCTTCACGGGGCAAGTGGAAGGGGTGGGCCTGGGCCTGGCCCTCTCCCGGCGGATTCTGGAGGCCCACGGGGGATCCCTGCGCGTTCACTCCATTTTGGGTCGGGGATCGGTGTTCACCGCCCGTTGGCCCCTGGACGAATGA
- a CDS encoding PD-(D/E)XK nuclease family protein produces the protein MKSSYSRIGCYGFCPKKYEYRYVLQIPAPVKPELAFGVAIHETLEHNFVQKIDSRNDLPGQDLAVFFRDTLDNRLRPVPEEFLRGPSEPHYLRALGEHFLDQFMRERAPGLQPATRGVECSFRLPLPGDHELTGQFDLLDSEWVLHDFKTSNKPYDPRRADRTQLVIYSWACERMFGRPPKSLCFDVFVKGDGAEGDAGLQAPVIFPSPSSADMGQVARRLAGILDRLLRAEERHEFPRSFEPVRCHWCEYQPRCQREWDLEGNPRPVKISLESLVP, from the coding sequence GTGAAGTCCAGCTATTCCCGCATCGGATGTTACGGATTTTGTCCTAAGAAATACGAGTATCGCTATGTTCTTCAAATCCCTGCGCCGGTCAAACCGGAACTGGCGTTTGGGGTGGCCATTCACGAGACGCTGGAACATAATTTCGTTCAAAAAATTGATTCCCGAAATGATTTGCCTGGACAGGACTTGGCGGTCTTTTTCCGTGACACGTTAGACAATCGTTTGCGGCCCGTCCCGGAGGAATTCCTTCGAGGCCCATCGGAACCCCATTACCTTCGCGCGCTGGGCGAACATTTCCTGGACCAGTTTATGAGGGAACGGGCGCCGGGACTTCAACCGGCAACGCGTGGGGTCGAATGTTCGTTCCGTCTTCCCTTACCGGGAGACCATGAATTAACAGGGCAATTTGATCTGTTGGACAGCGAATGGGTTTTGCACGATTTCAAAACCTCCAATAAACCCTACGATCCTCGCCGTGCGGACCGAACCCAGTTGGTGATTTACTCCTGGGCCTGTGAGCGCATGTTTGGCCGGCCGCCAAAATCCTTGTGTTTTGATGTGTTCGTGAAAGGGGATGGGGCTGAGGGAGACGCGGGTCTTCAGGCGCCTGTGATTTTTCCCTCCCCGTCGTCCGCGGACATGGGGCAAGTGGCGCGCCGCTTGGCTGGGATTTTGGACCGGTTGCTTCGCGCCGAGGAACGCCACGAATTTCCCCGTTCGTTCGAACCTGTCCGATGCCACTGGTGTGAATACCAACCGCGCTGTCAACGGGAGTGGGATTTGGAGGGGAATCCACGCCCCGTAAAAATTTCTTTGGAATCCTTAGTGCCCTGA
- a CDS encoding TldD/PmbA family protein, whose protein sequence is MMGWGTVLPAAQGLEVYVEESQRRTLRWEDQRLEESVNASEAGVGLRRMGRDPRFASLEARQPLTQDLTREETRQILSRVKDFGGRLSSLTKGDVFVSPAPLTHSPSLKTKLESFSRADRAARLDRRVRQVRLTGGELLKNIAGRTPEGRIFAEQRSYATFVVQVTAENGRRRQTGYEVVAVQGGWESLSRLDLSGLANRAARRALAKLIAPPAPVGEMAVVVASEAGGTLIHEAVGHSLEADAVLEGSSPHYANRVGRVVANEKISVLDDPTRPGQRGSFRYDDEGTPAQSTVLIEKGVLRTYLHDRRSAQRGECPSNGHGRRESFAHVPIPRMSNTFIASGPDDPQQILRELKRGLYVTRMGGGQVNTATGDFVFEVEEGFWVEDGKVRHPVRGANLLGNGPEVLRSIDRVGWDLGWSVGTCGKEGQGVPVSDGLPTLRIPRVVVGGSA, encoded by the coding sequence ATGATGGGGTGGGGGACGGTTCTCCCCGCGGCCCAGGGTCTGGAGGTTTACGTTGAAGAATCTCAACGGAGAACTCTGCGTTGGGAAGATCAACGGTTGGAGGAGTCGGTCAACGCATCGGAGGCGGGGGTCGGCCTCCGGCGGATGGGTCGAGACCCTCGGTTTGCTTCACTGGAAGCGCGCCAACCTCTCACGCAGGATCTCACAAGGGAGGAGACTCGCCAGATCCTTTCCCGCGTTAAAGATTTTGGCGGACGCTTGTCTTCGTTAACGAAGGGAGACGTTTTTGTTTCTCCCGCCCCGCTGACCCATTCCCCATCCCTTAAAACAAAGTTGGAATCCTTCTCCCGGGCCGATCGCGCCGCGCGACTGGACCGGCGTGTGCGTCAGGTCCGGTTGACCGGGGGAGAACTTCTCAAAAATATTGCGGGACGGACCCCCGAAGGGAGGATCTTTGCTGAACAGAGATCCTACGCAACTTTTGTGGTTCAGGTCACGGCGGAAAACGGTCGCCGACGCCAAACCGGCTACGAAGTGGTTGCGGTTCAAGGGGGATGGGAGTCCCTGTCCCGTCTGGATCTTTCAGGGTTAGCGAATCGGGCGGCCCGTCGGGCGTTGGCCAAACTGATCGCCCCCCCCGCTCCGGTGGGTGAAATGGCGGTGGTGGTTGCGTCCGAAGCGGGAGGAACACTGATTCATGAGGCCGTGGGCCATTCCCTAGAAGCCGACGCTGTTTTGGAGGGAAGTTCTCCTCATTACGCGAACCGTGTGGGGCGTGTGGTGGCGAATGAAAAAATATCTGTTTTGGACGATCCCACCCGTCCCGGGCAACGGGGGTCTTTCCGTTATGATGATGAAGGAACTCCCGCGCAGTCCACGGTTCTCATCGAAAAAGGAGTGTTGCGCACTTACCTCCATGACCGCCGTTCCGCTCAAAGGGGCGAATGCCCCTCCAACGGGCACGGGCGCCGGGAATCCTTTGCTCACGTTCCCATTCCCCGCATGTCCAACACGTTTATTGCCTCCGGTCCTGACGACCCCCAACAGATTTTGCGCGAGCTGAAGCGGGGACTCTACGTGACGCGAATGGGAGGCGGCCAGGTGAACACGGCCACAGGGGATTTCGTTTTCGAAGTGGAAGAAGGTTTTTGGGTGGAGGACGGAAAAGTGCGCCATCCCGTGCGCGGGGCCAATCTCTTGGGCAACGGGCCGGAGGTGTTGCGGTCCATCGATCGCGTGGGTTGGGATTTGGGGTGGTCCGTTGGGACCTGCGGGAAAGAAGGTCAGGGGGTTCCGGTTTCCGATGGGTTGCCGACCCTTCGGATTCCCCGTGTGGTGGTGGGTGGGTCCGCGTGA